Genomic DNA from Geminocystis sp. M7585_C2015_104:
ACATGTTGCCTATATTATCGGGGGGGGGGTAGGGGGGAAGACTACCAAGACATTTGGGCTGGGATTTTTTTTGTTGAGAATATAAAGCAATTAGTAGTGGGGAGAGGGAGGGTTGTAATTCTTGTGGTATAGTAGAGAGGGAGAGTTTAAAGTGAGGGGTTATGAAAGGATGCCGGGGGAAAAGAGGAAGATAAGAGGGAAAAGCATAACAATAGGAAAAAGAAGACAAAGAAGAAAAAAAAGTGGGATATGGTTGCTAGGGATGGTGATAGCGGCAACAGTAATAGGGTTAACAGGTAATAGGCAATGGTTAGGGAAAAGTGGAATAGAGAAGAAGAAAATCCAGACAAAACCCATAAAGTCAGAGATTAGTGGCGAGAAAAACACCCCTCAATATGCTGAATATACCGTAAACCCAGTAAATAAGGACAATGCTAGACGGCTAACTCAACAAGACTTTTCCCACATTGACACCATAGCCAAAAGCATAATATATGAGGGAGACTCGGTAGATCAGTTGAGTGATATCCTTTCCCAGCATGCTAAAACTGCAGCGGAAAAGGCTCGCATAATTTATACCTGGATCGCCCATAATATAAAATACGATGTATCTGCCCTGTCTGCCATAAAAGATGGTCAGCCGCCAGACGTAACTGTGGAAAATGTTTTACGAAAACGGGTTACTGTTTGTGGCGGCTATGCTAATTTATATCAAAAATTAGCCGAAAAGATGGGCTTAAAATCCGTAATCATAGAGGGGTATGGTCGGGGGGCTGATTTTGGTCTATTTCCATTAGATTATCAGGTAAATCATGCCTGGAATGCGGTAGAAATTGACGGTAATTGGTATCTCTTGGATGTGACCTGGGGTGCGGGCCATGTCAAGGATGGCATATTTTATCCTGAATTTGAGCCTTTTTATTTTGCTACCCCTCCCGAAAAACTAATCTATACCCACTTCCCACAAGATGCTAAATGGCAACTGCTAGACAATCCCATCTCCCGCGAGAAATTCGATTCTCTTCCCAGAGTCTACCCTGCATTTTTCAAAAATAATATCCAGCTAGTTAGCCACCCCCACGACAAAATTGAGGCCACAAACAGTCTCGGTGTAGTCTTAAAAACCCCTTTAAATGTAGAGGTTGTTGCCAACCTAAAATCAGAAGAGAAACCAGTAGAAGGCAATTATATTCTGGTGCAAAAAGATGCAGCAAATACCATCATAAACGTCACCTTCCCTGAAAAGGGCAAATACAAACTAGACATTTTTGCTAAAAAAGAAGACGGCAACAACTCTTATCCCATCGCCGTTACCTATCAAGTTTATGCCAGTGGTAGGGGAAACGAATTCCCCGAAACCTATAAGCATTTTCACGAACACAATGGCTATTTAGAATCTCCAATAACCGGGAAACTTAACAAGAATCAAAACTACTATTTTAGACTTAAAATTGATGATGCCACTGAGGTCAAAGTAGTCAATCTCTCTACCAATAGATGGTACAACTTGACAGCCTATGGCAACATCTTTGCTGGCAATGTGAATGTGGGTGATGGCAACATAGTCGTCTATGCCAAGTTTCCCCGCGATGCCCGTTATTGGGGACTTTTAAAATACTCTCCCTAGTTCATTTTCCCATTATAAACTAAACCGTCTAGTCTAACAACACCCCTTTAACTCCCTACTACTTACTATCAACTTGATCAAATTATTAATTAGACGCTTAGATTCAATGGGTATTACCTTTTTGGCTTCTAGTTTTTCTTGAGTTAAAACATGGTACAATATACTGTTCACAAAAATGTGAGCCACCGCCTCTGGATCCTCTAAACTTAAATCTCGGCAATTTTCTAGATAATTAGTTAGTATAGAAATCGCCGGTTTGGAAATATTTGTTAAACACAACTGAGCAAATTCTGGATAGTTCTTTACCTCCGTTACAATAAGATGAATAAAGTCCAAATACTCTGGCTCACTTACCTCTCTGATGATTCTGTTGGCTAAATTCCTCAATACCACCTCCGGTTTACCTCTCAAAGGTTTAGCCCACACCAGGTTAAATTTTTGCTTGCTTACTTTCGTAACTAGTGCCTTAAATAAACCCTCCTTATCCCCAAAATGACTATACAAAGTTTGCTTCGATACCCCCG
This window encodes:
- a CDS encoding TetR/AcrR family transcriptional regulator; the encoded protein is MIIALSREDCVVEVDKTEKILAAALKLFLENGYRGTTMEEIAKTAGVSKQTLYSHFGDKEGLFKALVTKVSKQKFNLVWAKPLRGKPEVVLRNLANRIIREVSEPEYLDFIHLIVTEVKNYPEFAQLCLTNISKPAISILTNYLENCRDLSLEDPEAVAHIFVNSILYHVLTQEKLEAKKVIPIESKRLINNLIKLIVSSRELKGCC
- a CDS encoding transglutaminase is translated as MWYSREGEFKVRGYERMPGEKRKIRGKSITIGKRRQRRKKSGIWLLGMVIAATVIGLTGNRQWLGKSGIEKKKIQTKPIKSEISGEKNTPQYAEYTVNPVNKDNARRLTQQDFSHIDTIAKSIIYEGDSVDQLSDILSQHAKTAAEKARIIYTWIAHNIKYDVSALSAIKDGQPPDVTVENVLRKRVTVCGGYANLYQKLAEKMGLKSVIIEGYGRGADFGLFPLDYQVNHAWNAVEIDGNWYLLDVTWGAGHVKDGIFYPEFEPFYFATPPEKLIYTHFPQDAKWQLLDNPISREKFDSLPRVYPAFFKNNIQLVSHPHDKIEATNSLGVVLKTPLNVEVVANLKSEEKPVEGNYILVQKDAANTIINVTFPEKGKYKLDIFAKKEDGNNSYPIAVTYQVYASGRGNEFPETYKHFHEHNGYLESPITGKLNKNQNYYFRLKIDDATEVKVVNLSTNRWYNLTAYGNIFAGNVNVGDGNIVVYAKFPRDARYWGLLKYSP